In the genome of Polaribacter sp. MED152, one region contains:
- a CDS encoding PPK2 family polyphosphate kinase: MQLEKYKVKNTVKLNQFETKEVITDAKKSLKKLRKKISELQDTMYAEGKFGFLICLQGMDTSGKDSLIREVFKDVNARGVEVHSFKVPTEQELKHDFLWRHYIALPEKGKIGVFNRTHYENVLVTRVHPEYIFSENIPSVSSIDDLDDDFYLDRMHRINQFENHLVKNGTKVLKFFLNLSKDEQKNRLLRRLNLPEKNWKFSPSDLKERKLWDEYQTCYEAVLNNTSKEEAPWFVIPADDKPTARLIFAEILLKEMEKCNFKAPKLSSKLVEKLDSFKAELNKE; the protein is encoded by the coding sequence ATGCAACTAGAAAAATATAAAGTAAAAAATACTGTTAAACTAAATCAGTTTGAAACGAAAGAAGTAATAACTGATGCTAAAAAAAGTTTAAAAAAGCTTCGTAAAAAAATATCAGAATTGCAAGATACCATGTATGCAGAAGGCAAATTTGGCTTTCTAATTTGTTTACAGGGCATGGATACTTCAGGTAAAGACAGTTTAATAAGAGAAGTATTTAAAGATGTTAATGCAAGAGGTGTAGAAGTGCATAGTTTTAAAGTTCCTACAGAACAAGAGCTAAAGCACGATTTTTTATGGAGACATTACATAGCGCTGCCAGAAAAAGGTAAAATTGGTGTTTTTAATAGAACACACTATGAAAATGTTTTGGTAACTAGGGTACATCCAGAATATATTTTTTCAGAAAACATTCCATCTGTAAGCAGTATTGATGATTTAGATGATGATTTCTATTTAGATAGAATGCACAGAATAAATCAATTTGAAAATCATTTGGTAAAAAACGGAACAAAAGTTTTAAAGTTTTTCTTGAATCTTTCTAAGGATGAACAAAAAAACCGACTATTGAGAAGGCTAAATTTACCAGAGAAAAACTGGAAATTTTCTCCTAGTGATTTAAAAGAACGCAAATTGTGGGATGAATATCAAACTTGCTACGAAGCTGTTTTAAACAACACTTCTAAAGAAGAAGCACCTTGGTTTGTAATTCCTGCAGATGATAAACCAACTGCTCGTTTAATTTTTGCAGAAATATTACTAAAAGAAATGGAGAAATGTAATTTTAAAGCGCCTAAATTGTCTAGTAAATTAGTAGAAAAGTTAGATAGTTTTAAAGCGGAATTAAATAAAGAATAA
- a CDS encoding 3'-5' exonuclease produces MNLNLTKPIVFFDLETTGVNIATDRIVEISILKVFPNGNKESKTWLVNPEIEIPQGATDVHGITNEKVVTEPTFKELAGKVSEMIAGCDLAGFNSNRFDIPLLAEELMRAGIDFDMQNRKAIDVQVIFHKKEQRTLSAGYQFYCGKELEGAHGAEADTNATYEILLAQVEKYDDIGNSVDALSEFSTHGKRADFAGFILFNDENQEIFSFGKYKGRTVEEVLTENPGYNNWIQNADFPLYTKKVLKQIKERMSAPKDTMSDEDKLKALQQKFNLR; encoded by the coding sequence ATGAATTTAAACTTAACCAAACCTATTGTATTTTTCGATTTAGAAACAACAGGCGTAAATATTGCCACAGATAGAATTGTAGAAATTTCAATTCTAAAAGTGTTTCCAAATGGAAATAAAGAAAGTAAAACATGGCTTGTCAATCCAGAGATAGAAATACCTCAAGGCGCAACAGACGTTCATGGTATTACGAATGAAAAAGTAGTTACAGAACCAACGTTTAAAGAGTTAGCTGGTAAGGTTAGTGAAATGATTGCTGGTTGTGATTTGGCTGGTTTTAATTCAAACAGATTCGACATTCCTTTGCTAGCAGAAGAATTAATGCGTGCAGGAATCGATTTTGATATGCAAAACAGAAAGGCCATAGATGTTCAAGTAATTTTTCATAAAAAAGAACAAAGAACTCTAAGTGCTGGTTATCAGTTTTATTGTGGTAAAGAATTAGAAGGTGCTCATGGTGCAGAAGCAGATACCAATGCTACCTACGAAATTCTGTTGGCACAAGTGGAAAAATACGATGATATAGGCAATTCTGTAGATGCTCTAAGTGAGTTTTCAACACATGGAAAAAGAGCCGATTTTGCAGGTTTTATTCTGTTTAATGATGAGAATCAAGAGATTTTTTCTTTCGGAAAATATAAAGGAAGAACAGTAGAAGAGGTGTTGACAGAAAATCCTGGGTACAATAATTGGATTCAAAATGCAGATTTTCCTCTATATACCAAAAAGGTATTAAAACAAATAAAAGAAAGAATGTCTGCACCAAAAGACACTATGTCTGATGAAGACAAGTTAAAAGCTTTACAGCAGAAGTTTAATTTAAGATAA
- a CDS encoding glycoside hydrolase family 3 N-terminal domain-containing protein: MRKRIVLLFLIVFAYQAQSQRVDPLLTNDYEAQEIWVDSIMNSMTIDEKIGQLFMVQAYSNLDQKHEDFITNMITKYHVGNLIFMQGTPQKQAELNNKYQAVSKLPLMIGFDGEWGLDMRLDDTYRFPWNMTLGAIRNDSLVKEFGEHLGQHCQRLGIHINFAPVLDVNVNPENPIIGNRSFGESKENVTQKAIAFTQGMQKYKVMANGKHFPGHGDTAADSHHTLPLLDFDKARLDSIELYPYKKIFDAGIGSVMTAHLNIPSLESNANLPTSLSKNVVTNLLQQELGFNGLIITDGLNMKGASDYATSAEIDLAAIQAGNDMLLIPQDVPATVNIIKQALLLNTLTEERLNFSVRKILKAKYWMGLNNYQPVVLENLRNDLNRVEDELLHRELLKNSITLIKNENQSIPFSNLEKQKIAYVKLGDANGVDFLKMLKNYTKIDVISATNLSDLKKRLDPYNKVIIGFHKSNNHPWKSYKFKSKELVWLQEIAREKEVILDVFASPYSLLQIKSFTNIEAIVVSYQNSKQAQELSAQMLFGAFAANGKLPVSIKDDFKEGFGLQTYSLSRMEYTIPEAVNMSSIKLKEIDSLANVILEKKMAPGFQVLAARNGKVFLQKSYGYHTEKQERKVQNSDVYDLASLTKILASLPLIMKAEEEEKIPLSASLQEILPSFKNTNKADVSVKEILSHIARLKAWIPFYKATQDSTTGLNSEEFYSRRKTKNYDVKVAENLYLKHSYKDSIYKFIKEVEQRDREGYKYSDLGYYLFKEALEDKYDKPLNKLVDEEFYASLGADRMTYLPLKKFYKSEIIPTEKDDYYRNQVIHGNVHDMGAAMLGGVAGHAGLFSNANDVAKVMQMYLQKGFYGGRRYLKSETIDKFNTRYYEDKKVRRGLGFDKPQLNPKVEATCGCVSDESFGHSGFTGTYTWADPQSGIVYVFLSNRTYPNMSNRGLIKSNMRTNIQQVIQDAILD; the protein is encoded by the coding sequence ATGAGAAAAAGAATAGTGCTATTATTTTTGATTGTTTTTGCTTATCAAGCACAATCGCAAAGAGTAGATCCTTTACTAACTAATGATTATGAAGCCCAAGAAATTTGGGTTGATAGTATCATGAATTCCATGACCATTGATGAAAAAATTGGTCAGCTATTTATGGTGCAAGCCTATTCTAATTTAGATCAAAAACACGAAGATTTTATTACAAATATGATTACTAAATATCATGTTGGTAATTTAATTTTTATGCAAGGAACTCCACAGAAACAAGCTGAATTAAACAACAAATATCAAGCAGTTTCTAAGTTGCCATTGATGATTGGTTTTGATGGTGAGTGGGGTTTAGATATGCGTTTAGATGATACTTATAGATTTCCTTGGAACATGACTTTAGGTGCTATTAGAAATGATTCATTAGTAAAAGAATTTGGCGAACATTTAGGGCAACATTGCCAAAGGTTAGGTATCCATATTAATTTTGCACCAGTTTTAGATGTTAATGTAAACCCAGAAAACCCTATAATTGGTAATCGTTCTTTTGGTGAGAGTAAAGAAAATGTAACTCAAAAAGCAATTGCTTTTACACAAGGAATGCAAAAGTATAAGGTTATGGCTAATGGAAAACATTTTCCAGGTCATGGGGATACAGCAGCAGATTCACATCACACATTACCTTTGCTAGATTTTGATAAAGCAAGGCTAGATTCTATAGAGCTTTATCCTTATAAGAAAATTTTTGATGCAGGAATAGGTAGTGTAATGACAGCGCATTTAAATATTCCTAGTTTAGAATCTAATGCGAATTTACCAACTTCACTTTCTAAAAATGTGGTTACAAATTTGTTGCAGCAAGAATTAGGTTTTAATGGCTTAATTATTACTGATGGTTTAAATATGAAAGGCGCTAGTGATTATGCAACTTCTGCAGAAATAGATTTAGCAGCCATTCAAGCTGGTAATGATATGTTGTTAATTCCACAAGATGTGCCAGCAACTGTAAATATTATTAAGCAAGCGCTATTACTAAATACACTTACAGAAGAGCGCTTAAATTTTTCTGTTCGTAAAATTTTAAAGGCTAAATATTGGATGGGCTTAAACAATTATCAGCCAGTAGTTTTAGAAAATTTACGCAATGATTTAAATAGAGTAGAAGATGAATTATTACATAGAGAATTATTAAAAAATTCAATTACACTTATAAAAAATGAAAATCAAAGCATTCCTTTCTCAAATTTAGAAAAACAAAAAATAGCTTATGTTAAATTGGGTGATGCCAATGGTGTTGATTTTCTAAAAATGCTTAAAAACTATACAAAAATAGATGTTATTTCTGCCACAAACTTAAGCGATTTAAAAAAGAGATTAGACCCTTACAATAAGGTTATTATTGGGTTTCATAAGTCAAACAATCATCCATGGAAAAGTTACAAGTTTAAAAGCAAAGAATTGGTATGGTTGCAAGAAATTGCGAGAGAAAAAGAAGTTATTTTAGATGTATTTGCAAGTCCTTATAGTTTACTTCAAATTAAAAGTTTTACCAATATTGAGGCAATTGTAGTATCGTATCAAAATAGTAAACAAGCTCAAGAGCTCTCTGCACAAATGCTTTTTGGTGCTTTTGCTGCTAATGGAAAATTACCAGTTTCAATTAAAGATGATTTTAAAGAGGGCTTTGGTTTGCAAACGTATAGTTTAAGCAGAATGGAATATACAATTCCAGAAGCTGTAAATATGTCTTCTATAAAATTGAAAGAAATTGACAGTTTAGCAAATGTTATTTTAGAAAAAAAAATGGCACCTGGTTTTCAAGTATTGGCAGCGAGAAATGGTAAGGTTTTTCTGCAAAAAAGCTATGGCTATCATACAGAAAAGCAAGAAAGAAAAGTACAGAATTCAGATGTATATGATTTAGCTTCATTAACTAAAATTTTGGCCTCATTACCATTAATTATGAAAGCTGAAGAAGAAGAGAAAATTCCGCTTTCTGCAAGTTTACAAGAAATTTTGCCAAGCTTTAAAAATACAAATAAAGCAGATGTTTCTGTTAAAGAGATTTTATCTCACATTGCTAGGTTAAAAGCTTGGATTCCCTTTTATAAAGCAACTCAAGATAGCACAACAGGTTTAAATTCTGAAGAATTTTACAGCAGAAGGAAAACTAAAAATTACGATGTTAAAGTAGCCGAAAATTTATACTTAAAGCATTCTTATAAAGACAGTATTTATAAATTTATAAAAGAGGTAGAGCAGAGAGATAGAGAAGGTTACAAGTATAGTGATTTGGGCTATTATTTGTTTAAAGAAGCTTTAGAAGACAAATATGATAAGCCTTTAAATAAGTTAGTAGATGAAGAGTTTTACGCCTCCTTGGGTGCAGATAGAATGACGTACTTGCCTTTGAAGAAGTTTTACAAATCTGAAATTATACCAACAGAAAAAGACGATTATTACAGAAATCAAGTCATTCATGGAAATGTTCATGATATGGGAGCTGCAATGTTGGGAGGTGTAGCAGGTCATGCTGGTTTGTTTTCTAATGCAAATGATGTTGCTAAGGTTATGCAAATGTATCTTCAAAAAGGATTTTATGGGGGTAGAAGATATTTAAAGTCAGAAACTATAGACAAGTTTAATACACGTTATTATGAAGATAAAAAAGTAAGAAGGGGTCTAGGTTTTGATAAGCCACAATTGAATCCGAAAGTAGAAGCAACTTGTGGTTGTGTTTCAGACGAAAGTTTTGGTCATTCTGGTTTTACAGGAACTTATACTTGGGCAGATCCACAAAGTGGAATTGTATATGTATTTTTATCTAACAGAACTTATCCTAATATGAGTAACAGAGGTTTAATTAAATCGAATATGAGAACTAATATTCAGCAAGTTATTCAAGATGCTATTTTAGATTAA